A stretch of Lysinibacillus agricola DNA encodes these proteins:
- the msrA gene encoding peptide-methionine (S)-S-oxide reductase MsrA, whose protein sequence is MAKQYATFAGGCFWCMVKPFDETPGIESVISGYTGGHVVNPTYEQVCSETTGHVEAVQIAFDDELYSYEQLLATFWTLIDPTDAGGQFYDRGESYTTAIFYHNEEQRDIAERSKADLQASGKFDKPVAVKILPASTFYPAEDYHQYYYKKNPMHYERYAVGSGRKAFQEQHWG, encoded by the coding sequence ATGGCAAAGCAATATGCAACATTTGCAGGTGGATGTTTTTGGTGTATGGTCAAGCCCTTCGACGAAACACCTGGCATTGAATCAGTGATTTCGGGCTATACGGGTGGACATGTTGTCAACCCAACTTATGAACAGGTATGCTCTGAAACGACAGGGCATGTTGAAGCGGTTCAAATAGCGTTTGATGATGAGTTATATTCTTATGAGCAATTACTTGCGACATTTTGGACATTAATTGATCCAACAGATGCTGGCGGACAATTTTATGATCGTGGGGAATCCTATACAACCGCGATTTTTTATCACAATGAGGAGCAACGTGATATAGCTGAACGTTCTAAGGCAGATTTACAGGCATCTGGTAAATTTGATAAGCCCGTTGCGGTGAAAATTTTACCAGCAAGCACGTTTTACCCGGCTGAAGACTATCATCAATATTATTATAAGAAAAATCCAATGCACTACGAGCGCTATGCTGTCGGATCTGGTCGCAAAGCGTTTCAGGAACAACACTGGGGTTAA
- a CDS encoding DegV family protein: MGRIHIVTDSTCDLTKKEVAQHGIHIVPLTIQIDGKTYIDGVDLEPQPFLGLMKNAENLPKSSQPAPGKFKELYDELGKNGDQIISIHMTGGMSGTVDSARQAAQMTDSDVTVIDSRFIAIGLAIQLREAIKMRDAGATVEEIIARLDKVRENTYLYVIVDTLENLIKGGRIGKGTGFIGSLLNIKVIANLEGGAYNPVSKVRSHKQVVNYLFKQFQADTAGKTVKAVGISHAEGLTTMGGPLKELIEGTGFNEVEIAFTSPIISTHTGPGAIGFIYFAE; this comes from the coding sequence GTGGGACGAATTCATATAGTAACGGACTCAACTTGTGATTTAACAAAAAAAGAAGTAGCGCAGCATGGTATACATATTGTGCCTTTAACGATTCAAATTGATGGAAAAACATATATAGATGGTGTTGATTTAGAGCCACAACCTTTTTTAGGCTTAATGAAGAATGCCGAAAATTTACCAAAAAGCTCGCAGCCTGCTCCAGGGAAATTTAAAGAATTATACGATGAGCTAGGTAAAAACGGAGATCAAATTATTTCAATTCATATGACTGGTGGTATGAGTGGAACAGTGGACTCGGCTCGTCAGGCAGCGCAAATGACAGATTCGGATGTAACTGTGATTGATTCACGTTTTATCGCCATAGGTCTAGCTATTCAATTACGAGAGGCTATTAAAATGCGCGATGCAGGTGCTACTGTCGAGGAAATCATTGCACGTCTTGACAAGGTGCGCGAAAATACTTATTTATATGTTATTGTTGACACACTTGAAAATTTAATTAAAGGCGGACGAATTGGTAAAGGTACAGGTTTTATCGGTTCATTGCTGAACATCAAAGTAATTGCGAACTTAGAAGGTGGCGCATACAATCCCGTATCCAAAGTACGTAGCCATAAACAGGTAGTGAACTACTTATTTAAGCAATTCCAAGCAGATACTGCCGGAAAAACAGTAAAGGCAGTTGGAATTTCTCACGCCGAGGGGCTGACAACGATGGGTGGACCATTAAAAGAATTAATCGAGGGAACAGGTTTTAATGAAGTAGAAATCGCCTTTACTTCACCAATCATCTCGACACATACTGGCCCAGGTGCAATTGGTTTTATTTATTTTGCAGAATAA
- the trhA gene encoding PAQR family membrane homeostasis protein TrhA → MIDSFDYKTWKEELWNAITHGIGFIASIPALVVLILAAVQTGSALQITSFSIFGASVIILFLMSTLLHSMPEKYKHFFAILDHSSIYILIAGTYTPFLLIAIGGTLGITLLCIIWSLALVGVIFKCFFINRFEKLSLIFYIGMGWLIIFAIKPVYLYLGFNGFALLFAGGLFYTIGAIFYAWRSLPYNHTIWHLFVLAGCGAMYACVYFYL, encoded by the coding sequence ATGATCGATTCATTTGACTATAAAACTTGGAAGGAAGAATTGTGGAATGCCATTACACACGGCATTGGATTCATCGCAAGTATTCCAGCGCTAGTTGTTCTTATTTTAGCAGCCGTACAAACCGGAAGTGCGCTCCAAATTACATCATTTAGTATTTTTGGTGCCTCTGTGATCATTTTATTTTTAATGTCGACGCTGCTACATAGCATGCCTGAAAAATACAAGCACTTTTTCGCCATTCTTGACCATTCTTCCATTTATATTTTAATTGCTGGAACGTATACACCTTTTCTTTTAATTGCGATTGGTGGCACATTAGGTATTACTTTATTATGTATTATTTGGTCACTTGCACTAGTAGGCGTTATTTTTAAATGCTTCTTTATTAATCGATTTGAGAAGCTTTCTTTAATTTTTTACATCGGTATGGGCTGGTTAATTATTTTTGCCATAAAGCCTGTTTATCTTTACTTAGGTTTTAATGGTTTTGCTTTACTATTTGCAGGTGGGCTTTTCTATACGATTGGAGCCATTTTTTACGCATGGCGATCCCTTCCCTATAATCATACAATTTGGCATCTATTTGTGTTAGCTGGTTGTGGCGCTATGTATGCTTGTGTTTATTTTTACTTATAA
- a CDS encoding alpha/beta hydrolase, whose translation MTKLRDEAVRYIKACDSPMQYYDLTPQEARTIRIVPKWTSSHSPQLAAIEDRKITVRDGALINVRIYRPNYEKTLPVIVYYHGGGWVFGNIESTDAGCQLLAEKAQAIVVSVDYRLAPEYPFPTPLYDAYDALEWVYENIQHIGGDAANLTVAGDSAGGNLATVVAYLTATLNGPAIKAQALIYPVVNVDFTTDSYTTYGKHYGLDKEGMQWFAGHYTDRQNYKDPLVSPLQIEDLSVLPKTIIIAAEADVLYDEGLAYAQKLTDAGVTVEHVNMTGLIHSYFSKMNFFEEATIETAEKIANFVK comes from the coding sequence ATGACAAAGTTAAGAGATGAAGCGGTCCGTTATATTAAAGCTTGCGATTCTCCTATGCAATACTATGATTTAACACCTCAAGAAGCGAGAACTATACGCATAGTACCAAAATGGACGTCATCACACAGCCCACAGCTTGCGGCAATAGAGGATAGAAAAATAACGGTACGAGATGGAGCACTAATTAATGTGCGCATTTATAGACCTAATTATGAGAAAACACTTCCTGTCATTGTTTATTATCATGGAGGCGGTTGGGTGTTTGGAAATATAGAATCTACGGATGCTGGCTGCCAGCTTTTAGCAGAAAAAGCGCAAGCAATCGTTGTCTCAGTTGATTATCGTCTAGCACCAGAATACCCATTCCCTACACCGCTCTACGATGCCTACGACGCTTTAGAATGGGTTTACGAAAACATCCAACATATTGGCGGAGATGCAGCGAATCTAACAGTAGCTGGTGATAGCGCAGGCGGAAACTTGGCAACAGTTGTCGCCTACTTAACCGCAACATTAAATGGACCGGCGATTAAAGCTCAGGCACTTATTTATCCTGTAGTCAATGTTGATTTTACAACGGATTCTTACACTACGTACGGGAAACACTACGGCTTAGACAAAGAAGGAATGCAATGGTTTGCGGGTCACTATACAGATAGACAAAACTATAAGGATCCACTCGTATCCCCACTTCAGATTGAGGATTTAAGTGTTTTACCGAAAACAATAATTATTGCTGCAGAGGCAGACGTCCTCTACGATGAAGGCCTTGCCTACGCACAAAAGCTTACGGATGCCGGAGTGACGGTTGAGCATGTAAATATGACTGGATTAATCCATAGTTACTTTAGTAAAATGAATTTTTTCGAAGAAGCGACGATTGAAACAGCTGAAAAAATTGCTAATTTCGTGAAATAA
- a CDS encoding dihydrofolate reductase — protein sequence MISLIVAHDNNYVIGYENGMPWHLPGDLQYFKNKTMGKPMIMGRKTFESIGRPLPGRRNIVITRDESYHADGIEVVTSLEGALALAGDVPEIMIIGGEQIFQLSMDIADRLYITKINHSFNGDTYFPKYEQEFVKVSSEESETAPEGYTFQYQIFERKN from the coding sequence ATGATTTCTTTAATTGTGGCACATGATAATAATTATGTGATTGGATATGAAAATGGCATGCCGTGGCATTTGCCTGGGGATTTACAATATTTTAAAAACAAAACGATGGGTAAACCAATGATCATGGGGCGTAAAACATTCGAGTCCATCGGTAGACCGCTTCCTGGTCGTCGCAATATTGTGATTACTCGTGACGAAAGCTATCACGCGGATGGGATTGAAGTGGTGACAAGCTTAGAGGGTGCCCTCGCCCTTGCTGGAGATGTTCCAGAAATTATGATTATTGGTGGCGAGCAAATTTTTCAATTATCGATGGATATCGCAGATCGCTTGTACATTACGAAAATTAATCATTCGTTTAATGGGGATACATACTTCCCAAAATATGAACAGGAATTTGTGAAAGTATCCTCAGAGGAGTCAGAAACAGCACCAGAAGGTTACACATTCCAATATCAGATTTTTGAACGTAAGAACTAA
- a CDS encoding GNAT family N-acetyltransferase — translation MGYVRENLMITTERLVLRLFQTSDAETVVKLCNNYNIYKSTMYLPYPYSLNDALSWMEHHYDNFMQDFSYEFAITDKETGELYGAIALSNNKHFNHGEIAYWIGEEYWGKGFATEAAQSIVQFAFEEKKLHKVFARYFSTNPASGKIMEKIGMKQEGILKDHIIKDGKYEDLVYYGIINE, via the coding sequence ATGGGATATGTTCGTGAAAATTTAATGATTACAACAGAAAGGCTCGTACTTAGATTATTTCAGACATCCGATGCAGAAACAGTTGTAAAGCTTTGCAATAACTATAATATTTATAAAAGCACCATGTACCTACCTTATCCATATAGTTTAAATGATGCATTATCATGGATGGAACATCATTACGATAATTTTATGCAGGATTTTTCGTACGAGTTTGCAATCACAGATAAGGAAACTGGTGAATTATATGGAGCAATTGCATTATCGAATAATAAACATTTTAATCATGGTGAAATAGCCTATTGGATTGGCGAGGAATATTGGGGAAAAGGCTTTGCCACGGAGGCAGCGCAGTCAATTGTACAATTTGCTTTTGAAGAAAAAAAACTGCACAAAGTGTTTGCCCGATATTTTTCAACGAACCCTGCGTCAGGAAAAATAATGGAGAAAATTGGTATGAAACAAGAAGGAATTTTAAAGGATCATATCATTAAAGACGGTAAATATGAGGATTTGGTGTATTACGGAATAATTAATGAATAG
- a CDS encoding precorrin-3B methylase gives MNEFHTNIPDKTFEKLNSNGDFTRLAVSPGIINKHYTPAQFQTIAKVVGETGAIKYSASYSILLSIPSVVVANTIEELEEAGLYVAKQGPIVAMKACDFCDGDKMEAAPITEQLYQSLEGISVPTRLRLNVNGCASACYNPVYDDIGLVYQKDSFDVYLGAVPMGANAQAGTLFAKRVGVEHIEDLLKQIISLYKEHARPNEPFYKFYRRTKCADYWKDLI, from the coding sequence ATGAACGAATTTCATACGAATATACCAGACAAAACCTTCGAAAAGCTAAACAGTAATGGGGATTTTACCCGTCTTGCCGTAAGCCCAGGCATTATTAATAAACATTATACCCCTGCACAATTCCAAACAATAGCAAAAGTTGTAGGAGAAACAGGTGCAATCAAATACTCTGCCTCTTACAGTATATTATTATCTATACCATCAGTAGTTGTAGCAAATACGATTGAGGAGCTAGAAGAGGCTGGCCTGTATGTGGCAAAGCAAGGACCAATTGTGGCGATGAAAGCCTGTGATTTCTGTGATGGGGATAAAATGGAGGCAGCACCGATTACTGAACAGCTATATCAATCATTAGAAGGAATATCTGTCCCTACAAGATTACGTTTAAACGTAAATGGCTGCGCTTCTGCTTGTTATAATCCGGTATATGATGATATTGGACTTGTCTATCAAAAGGATAGCTTTGATGTCTATTTAGGGGCAGTACCTATGGGTGCAAATGCACAAGCTGGGACACTGTTTGCTAAAAGGGTAGGTGTTGAGCATATTGAAGACTTATTAAAGCAAATCATTAGTCTCTATAAGGAACATGCTCGCCCGAATGAACCCTTTTATAAATTTTATCGTAGAACAAAATGCGCTGATTACTGGAAAGACTTAATCTGA
- a CDS encoding class I SAM-dependent rRNA methyltransferase, which produces MTQTIAFQIKNPFSDQIKRGYPLISKDAVDARHLPKEEGALLRLMDSHNRFLGTGYYGLQNKGIGWVLTTDANEKIDKAFFMKKFKKAIQNREAFFNNPHTTAFRIFNGEGDGIGGLTIDFFDSYYMVGWYSAGIYSFKETVYEALAETVNYKAVYEKKRFDTKGQYMEQDDFVMGTPGEFPIIVLENNMKYAVNLNDGAMTGIFLDQREVRLAIRERYAEGKNMLNTFSYTGAFSVAAALGGAEKTTSVDVAKRSLAKTIEQFSVNSIDYEAQDIKVMDVFNYFKYAQRHNLKFDLVVLDPPSFARTKERTFSTAKDYPKLLVDTIAITEKNGIIVASTNNASFGMKKFKSFIDQAFKETKTRYKIVEEHNLPKDFRAPREYPEFNYLKVVFIEKLN; this is translated from the coding sequence ATGACACAAACTATTGCTTTTCAAATTAAAAATCCCTTTTCTGATCAAATAAAAAGAGGCTATCCTCTCATTTCGAAAGATGCAGTTGATGCACGTCATCTTCCAAAAGAGGAAGGTGCACTACTGAGACTTATGGATAGTCATAACCGTTTTCTTGGTACAGGATACTATGGCTTACAAAACAAAGGTATTGGCTGGGTACTAACGACTGATGCTAATGAAAAAATAGACAAAGCCTTTTTTATGAAAAAATTTAAAAAAGCTATACAAAATCGAGAAGCATTTTTCAACAATCCTCACACAACAGCCTTCCGAATCTTTAATGGCGAGGGTGATGGCATTGGCGGTTTAACTATTGACTTTTTCGATTCTTACTATATGGTGGGCTGGTATAGCGCTGGCATTTATTCATTTAAAGAAACGGTATATGAAGCACTCGCAGAGACAGTAAACTACAAAGCCGTTTATGAGAAAAAACGTTTCGATACGAAAGGTCAATATATGGAACAGGACGATTTTGTAATGGGAACGCCTGGCGAATTCCCAATTATCGTATTGGAAAATAATATGAAATACGCTGTCAATTTAAACGATGGAGCCATGACAGGTATTTTCCTCGATCAACGAGAAGTGAGACTTGCCATTCGTGAACGTTATGCAGAAGGTAAAAATATGCTTAATACATTCTCCTATACGGGGGCATTTTCTGTCGCAGCGGCACTTGGAGGAGCAGAAAAAACAACAAGTGTAGATGTGGCAAAGCGTAGTTTAGCCAAAACAATTGAGCAATTTAGCGTCAACAGCATTGACTACGAAGCACAGGATATTAAAGTCATGGATGTCTTTAACTATTTTAAATATGCTCAGCGCCACAATTTAAAATTTGACCTTGTAGTTTTAGATCCACCAAGCTTTGCACGTACGAAGGAAAGAACGTTCTCAACTGCGAAAGACTACCCTAAATTACTCGTAGATACAATCGCCATTACGGAGAAAAACGGTATCATTGTGGCATCAACGAACAATGCAAGCTTTGGTATGAAAAAGTTCAAGAGCTTTATTGACCAAGCTTTTAAAGAAACAAAAACTCGCTATAAAATTGTTGAAGAACACAACTTACCAAAGGATTTCCGTGCCCCACGTGAATATCCTGAATTTAATTACTTAAAGGTTGTTTTTATTGAAAAACTTAACTAA
- a CDS encoding YpmS family protein, which produces MNKWKFAFFALAGTVLFTILLVVYLVTRPVDGVNLAESSEGESEVKGNVLVVQTTTKELESISKKYLKDASKGSPLPLDFTIGDDIQLRSKLTVFYTEIPISMNFDPIVDEKGNIILKQTGMNVGLLNIPPETAMKIMRDTVEFPSWITVNPNQAEIYIDLSRINIASGSRVRAKELDLPNDKILLEIIVPGE; this is translated from the coding sequence ATGAATAAATGGAAATTCGCTTTTTTTGCCTTAGCGGGCACAGTGCTTTTTACAATCCTCCTCGTCGTTTATTTAGTAACTAGACCAGTAGATGGAGTAAATTTAGCGGAGAGTTCAGAAGGTGAAAGTGAAGTAAAAGGAAATGTTCTCGTTGTCCAAACAACAACGAAAGAATTGGAATCCATATCGAAGAAGTATTTAAAGGATGCTTCTAAGGGTTCACCATTACCGTTGGATTTTACCATTGGTGATGATATTCAATTAAGAAGTAAATTAACTGTGTTCTATACAGAAATTCCAATTTCTATGAACTTCGATCCGATTGTCGATGAGAAAGGTAATATCATTTTAAAGCAGACAGGTATGAATGTAGGGCTCTTAAATATTCCGCCGGAGACCGCCATGAAAATTATGCGAGACACGGTGGAATTCCCTTCGTGGATTACAGTCAATCCGAATCAGGCGGAAATCTATATTGACTTATCGCGCATAAACATTGCTTCAGGATCTCGTGTTCGGGCAAAAGAATTAGATTTACCAAATGATAAAATTTTACTGGAAATTATCGTTCCTGGAGAATAA
- the msrB gene encoding peptide-methionine (R)-S-oxide reductase MsrB produces the protein MNKEQRLKELSDMQYYVTQESGTEPPFSNEFDKHFEEGIYVDIVSGKPLFSSLDKYDSGCGWPAFAKPIEKEEVTEHFDTSHGMRRVEVRSKEADSHLGHVFPDGPSELGGLRYCINSASLRFVPKGDLEKEGYAEYLSLFK, from the coding sequence ATGAATAAAGAACAGCGATTAAAAGAATTATCGGACATGCAGTATTATGTGACACAGGAAAGTGGAACAGAGCCACCGTTCAGCAATGAATTTGATAAGCACTTTGAAGAGGGTATTTATGTAGATATCGTTTCAGGAAAGCCATTATTTAGCTCTCTTGATAAATACGATTCGGGCTGTGGTTGGCCAGCATTTGCAAAGCCAATTGAAAAGGAAGAAGTAACAGAGCATTTCGATACATCTCATGGGATGCGCCGTGTAGAAGTTCGAAGCAAAGAAGCTGATTCCCATTTAGGACATGTCTTCCCAGATGGACCAAGTGAACTTGGAGGCTTACGCTATTGTATTAACTCCGCTTCACTCCGCTTTGTTCCAAAAGGTGATTTAGAAAAAGAAGGCTATGCAGAATATCTTTCATTATTTAAATAA
- a CDS encoding GDSL-type esterase/lipase family protein, whose protein sequence is MNIWRIIVLSCLTVLVLSGCLISIDEPNPQAEPEGEQAGTEQDMRQDEQQTENEEKTSRNVLTQIFEHFFEPSPEDLRKIDEENAKQLHYLALGDSLTAGVGDEYSQDGFVGRLADSFVAWPSISDVEVDNRGKRGRRSDQLLKLVKKGHYDEELQDAQLISVTMGGNDVMKVVKQDLFNLKRDAFDKELRAYKKRYSKIVDGIREKNQTVPLLLIGFYNPFSIVTNEANEFDTIITEWNKVIEDIAKKDANACYISVEDLFDSNKELVYHTDFFHPNAKGYDKMTERILKAMEKCDMEQKINKEIGFEE, encoded by the coding sequence ATGAACATTTGGCGAATAATAGTTTTGTCATGTTTGACCGTCTTAGTACTAAGTGGTTGTTTAATATCAATAGATGAACCGAATCCGCAAGCTGAACCAGAAGGAGAGCAAGCAGGGACGGAGCAAGATATGAGACAGGATGAGCAACAAACAGAAAATGAGGAAAAAACCTCAAGAAATGTATTGACGCAAATTTTTGAACATTTTTTTGAGCCATCACCAGAGGATTTACGGAAAATTGATGAAGAAAACGCAAAGCAACTACATTACTTAGCACTCGGAGATTCTTTAACAGCGGGTGTTGGTGATGAATATAGTCAAGACGGTTTTGTTGGAAGATTAGCAGATTCATTTGTAGCTTGGCCCTCCATTTCCGACGTTGAGGTCGATAATCGAGGAAAAAGAGGAAGGCGTAGTGATCAGCTATTAAAATTAGTGAAAAAAGGGCATTATGATGAAGAGTTGCAAGACGCACAGCTTATTTCAGTTACAATGGGTGGAAATGATGTCATGAAGGTGGTCAAACAGGATCTGTTTAATTTGAAACGAGATGCCTTTGATAAAGAATTGCGGGCGTATAAGAAACGCTATAGTAAAATCGTTGACGGCATACGAGAAAAAAATCAAACAGTGCCTTTATTACTTATCGGTTTTTATAACCCATTCTCAATCGTGACAAATGAAGCTAATGAATTTGATACAATTATTACGGAGTGGAATAAAGTCATTGAAGATATAGCGAAGAAAGATGCTAATGCGTGCTATATATCAGTAGAGGACTTGTTTGATTCAAATAAAGAGCTCGTTTATCATACGGATTTCTTCCACCCAAATGCAAAAGGCTATGATAAAATGACAGAGCGAATTTTAAAGGCAATGGAGAAATGTGACATGGAACAAAAGATTAACAAGGAAATAGGCTTCGAGGAGTGA
- a CDS encoding S9 family peptidase, giving the protein MTLKQGVQPEDLYQLKSVADPQVSPDGTEVVYVETHIDEKKKDYVSNLFYINLNEKNPQQWTFGEDKTNSPVWSPDGSRIAFVSTRNGKPQIFVLSKAGGEAKQVTNCKNGATSPTWSPCGEKIAFSVKLGKDESIYDKAEKDQKEDKELKPLEIEKMKYKSDAAGFIDMEQFSQIAIVHLESGELELVTEGKHNLQLGKWSPNGKYLSYIADLTEDLDFSFISDIYLLDLETKHGRKLTEGTGMFYQTSWSPNSRFIAYVGSEREFENATHAKLWIYDLENNNQTCVTSDFDAPVGDFVVGDFLQGVVAPHVQWLEDSKSFYFQVTDRGNTAIYFGNLSGELYPTMNDEQYVYGFSLDHKNDKAVAAISTTTNPGDLFYVNLNTGEKEQLTKVNEEFLKTRELSVPEAIEYEGADGWKVSGWMMKPLGYEEGEKYPLILEIHGGPHAMYANSYFNEFQILAAQGYAVLFTNPRGSHGYGQKFVDAVRGDYGGNDYNDLMAAVDYALKHYDFIDKNRLGVTGGSYGGFMTNWIVGHTNRFKAAVTQRCISNWISFYGVSDIGYYFNDWQIQAGLDNIEKLWNHSPLKYVDNMQTPLLILHSEKDYRCPIEQAEQLFIALKHRKKETKFVRFPESNHELSRSGKPTLRINRLEYIRDWFVEYL; this is encoded by the coding sequence ATGACTTTAAAACAAGGGGTTCAACCAGAAGATCTATACCAATTAAAATCAGTGGCGGATCCACAAGTATCACCTGACGGAACAGAAGTTGTGTATGTAGAGACTCATATTGATGAGAAGAAAAAGGACTATGTGTCTAATTTGTTTTACATAAACTTGAATGAAAAAAATCCTCAACAATGGACATTTGGCGAAGATAAAACGAATTCACCTGTTTGGTCTCCAGATGGCAGTAGAATCGCGTTTGTGTCAACGAGAAATGGCAAGCCACAAATTTTTGTTCTTTCTAAAGCAGGCGGAGAAGCGAAACAAGTTACAAATTGTAAAAACGGTGCGACATCACCAACTTGGTCTCCGTGTGGAGAGAAAATTGCCTTCTCAGTAAAGCTTGGTAAAGATGAAAGCATTTATGATAAAGCTGAAAAGGATCAGAAAGAAGACAAAGAACTTAAACCACTTGAAATAGAAAAGATGAAATATAAATCAGATGCAGCTGGGTTTATTGATATGGAGCAATTTTCTCAAATTGCAATCGTCCATCTTGAATCTGGAGAATTAGAGCTAGTTACGGAAGGGAAACATAATTTACAGCTCGGTAAATGGTCCCCGAACGGTAAATATCTTTCTTACATTGCAGACTTAACAGAGGATCTAGATTTTTCATTCATAAGTGATATTTACTTATTGGATTTAGAGACGAAACATGGTCGCAAGCTTACGGAAGGAACGGGGATGTTCTACCAAACTTCATGGTCTCCAAACAGCCGCTTCATAGCGTATGTTGGAAGTGAACGTGAATTTGAAAATGCGACACATGCAAAGCTATGGATTTATGATTTAGAAAATAACAATCAGACATGTGTAACGAGTGATTTTGACGCGCCTGTCGGTGATTTTGTCGTAGGTGATTTCCTTCAAGGTGTTGTTGCTCCGCATGTTCAATGGTTGGAGGATAGTAAAAGCTTTTACTTCCAAGTGACAGATCGCGGAAATACAGCTATTTATTTTGGCAATCTTTCTGGAGAATTATATCCAACTATGAATGATGAGCAGTATGTCTATGGTTTTTCACTTGATCATAAAAATGATAAAGCTGTAGCTGCAATCAGCACTACGACAAATCCTGGTGATCTTTTTTACGTTAATTTAAATACTGGTGAAAAGGAACAGCTCACTAAAGTTAATGAAGAATTTTTAAAGACGAGAGAATTATCTGTTCCAGAAGCAATTGAATATGAAGGGGCAGATGGTTGGAAAGTAAGCGGTTGGATGATGAAGCCACTTGGCTATGAAGAAGGGGAAAAATATCCACTTATTCTTGAAATCCATGGTGGACCGCACGCTATGTATGCCAACTCCTATTTTAACGAATTCCAAATCCTTGCTGCACAAGGTTATGCGGTTCTCTTTACGAATCCTCGCGGAAGCCATGGATACGGTCAAAAGTTTGTTGATGCGGTTCGTGGTGATTATGGCGGCAATGATTATAATGATCTAATGGCCGCTGTTGATTATGCATTGAAGCATTATGATTTCATTGACAAAAACCGTCTCGGCGTTACAGGTGGGAGCTATGGGGGGTTCATGACAAACTGGATTGTCGGTCATACAAATCGCTTTAAAGCTGCTGTTACTCAACGTTGCATTTCTAACTGGATAAGCTTTTATGGCGTAAGTGATATCGGATATTACTTCAATGACTGGCAAATCCAAGCGGGACTAGACAATATAGAGAAGCTATGGAATCATTCGCCACTGAAATATGTGGACAATATGCAGACGCCGTTGTTAATTTTACACAGTGAAAAAGACTATCGTTGTCCAATTGAACAGGCAGAGCAATTATTTATCGCCTTGAAACATCGTAAAAAAGAAACTAAATTTGTTCGCTTCCCAGAATCCAATCACGAACTTTCAAGGAGCGGAAAACCAACGTTAAGAATCAATAGACTAGAATATATTAGAGATTGGTTTGTGGAATATCTTTAA